A part of bacterium genomic DNA contains:
- the rpmA gene encoding 50S ribosomal protein L27 has product MAHKKGVGSSKNGRDSNAQRLGVKRYGGQVVKAGNIIVRQRGTKFHPGLNVGRGKDDTLFAKSDGRVVFEKKGDKKFISIQSL; this is encoded by the coding sequence ATGGCACATAAAAAGGGTGTTGGTAGTTCCAAAAACGGAAGAGATAGTAATGCCCAGAGGCTGGGAGTTAAACGCTACGGCGGACAGGTTGTTAAAGCAGGGAATATAATAGTCAGGCAGAGAGGTACAAAATTTCATCCGGGCCTCAATGTCGGGCGCGGAAAAGATGATACACTTTTTGCTAAAAGTGACGGCCGTGTTGTTTTTGAAAAAAAAGGGGATAAAAAATTTATAAGTATTCAATCCCTTTAA
- a CDS encoding TonB-dependent receptor: MRGIILKTLILFLSVISCISAVSPEKGTIRGAVTDKQGNPVVKAHVMLMSTVIGGVTDNNGTFTLTGVPEGVYSLKIKHISFSEKIISPVIIRSKQIAELGTIVMNLQVLRSPGISVTATRSERGVTDISQAVNLITENAIRERNQKTSAEVLRDEPGVFVQKTSHGGGSAIIRGLSSNQILLLVDGIRMNNSTYRLGNHSYLTMIDYFTLNQIEVVRGPTSVMYGSDALGGTINAITKDVVQGESKSGIGYRVFGRWASADNERTSRVDMSYSGKRIGMLGGVSVKKFGDLRRGVKNSLPELEHSVNGPVQSPSGFDCLDWDYKLISYPSETTKLIFSSQYTKKSNLPRYDKYENDGYYLWLYNPQKRHLSYLRLEKSLNNLYVSSLQVTASMNIQDEGRKKQKKPESSITKEWVGVKTGGFSVQLRSFFNKHFLTYGSEIYHDLINAERYKQDPVTFVSQKDEQARYPDGAVYTSIGAYLQDEVNISGRLKSVTGVRLSRFYTKFSLPASSPITDIFGETISQNFHALTGSEGLIYKMSDGVFLNCNFGQAFRAPNLSDISKLGESKGNTFEIPNPELRPESMTSFDTGVKIEKKNVSAEVSVYYASVNNLIASADAVYGGSSVIERNSILFKVKSKQNTGRAYLCGVESALNYRSDIIDVFSNLTMPYGWNVTLGEPVGGIPPLFGLFGAQINMTGCSIEWFVRFAAKQDKLSSDDMDDPRIPVGGTPGWVTVNLRANYNIPHIGEIMCSIENIFDVNYREHGSGINGPGRNFIISIEIRK, from the coding sequence ATGCGCGGAATAATCCTTAAAACCTTAATTCTTTTTCTGTCAGTAATTTCCTGCATCAGTGCAGTTTCTCCTGAAAAGGGTACAATAAGGGGGGCTGTGACGGATAAACAGGGAAATCCTGTAGTAAAAGCGCATGTAATGTTAATGTCAACAGTAATCGGAGGTGTAACTGATAATAATGGAACTTTTACACTAACCGGTGTGCCTGAAGGAGTATACAGTCTTAAAATCAAACATATAAGTTTTTCGGAAAAAATTATCTCTCCTGTAATTATCAGATCAAAGCAAATTGCCGAGCTTGGAACAATTGTTATGAATTTGCAGGTACTCAGATCTCCCGGTATATCCGTAACAGCAACACGTTCGGAACGAGGGGTTACGGATATTTCCCAAGCGGTAAATCTCATCACTGAAAATGCAATACGTGAAAGGAATCAGAAAACATCAGCAGAGGTGTTAAGGGATGAGCCCGGAGTATTTGTACAGAAAACCAGCCATGGTGGCGGATCCGCAATTATTAGAGGTTTAAGCTCTAATCAGATACTTCTTTTAGTTGACGGAATCCGTATGAACAACTCTACGTACCGCCTAGGAAATCACTCCTACCTGACTATGATAGACTATTTTACTCTTAATCAAATAGAGGTTGTACGCGGCCCTACTTCTGTAATGTACGGCAGTGATGCTTTGGGAGGAACAATCAATGCAATTACAAAGGATGTAGTTCAGGGTGAAAGTAAGAGTGGAATAGGTTATCGTGTTTTCGGAAGATGGGCATCAGCAGACAATGAAAGAACTTCCAGGGTTGATATGTCATACAGTGGAAAACGCATTGGTATGCTGGGAGGAGTAAGCGTTAAAAAGTTCGGTGATCTACGTCGGGGAGTAAAGAATTCCTTACCTGAGCTTGAACATTCTGTAAACGGACCTGTTCAGAGCCCGTCAGGGTTTGACTGTCTTGACTGGGATTATAAATTAATTTCATATCCTTCTGAAACAACAAAATTAATCTTTTCCTCCCAGTATACAAAAAAATCAAACCTGCCGCGTTATGATAAATATGAAAATGACGGATATTATTTGTGGCTTTATAATCCACAGAAGAGGCACTTGTCATACCTCCGGCTGGAGAAGAGTCTTAATAATCTGTACGTTTCTTCTCTGCAGGTAACTGCTTCTATGAACATACAGGATGAAGGCAGAAAGAAGCAGAAAAAGCCGGAATCATCAATTACAAAAGAGTGGGTAGGAGTGAAAACAGGGGGATTTTCCGTACAGCTTAGATCATTTTTTAATAAGCATTTTTTGACCTACGGTTCAGAGATATACCATGATTTGATTAATGCTGAAAGATATAAACAGGATCCTGTGACGTTTGTATCACAAAAAGACGAACAGGCAAGATATCCTGACGGTGCTGTTTATACAAGCATAGGCGCTTATCTTCAGGATGAAGTAAATATCAGTGGGCGCCTGAAGAGTGTAACAGGTGTAAGATTGAGCAGGTTTTACACAAAGTTTTCTCTCCCTGCTTCAAGTCCCATAACAGACATTTTTGGAGAGACAATATCTCAGAATTTTCACGCATTAACAGGTAGTGAAGGACTGATCTATAAAATGAGTGATGGCGTATTCCTGAATTGTAATTTTGGGCAGGCCTTTAGAGCTCCTAATTTAAGTGATATCTCAAAACTCGGTGAGTCAAAAGGCAATACATTTGAGATACCTAATCCGGAATTAAGACCGGAATCAATGACCAGCTTTGATACAGGTGTGAAAATTGAAAAGAAAAATGTGTCTGCAGAAGTATCTGTTTACTATGCAAGTGTCAATAATTTAATTGCAAGTGCAGATGCTGTTTACGGAGGATCATCAGTGATTGAGAGGAACTCCATACTTTTTAAAGTAAAATCAAAGCAGAATACAGGCAGGGCATATCTATGCGGCGTTGAGTCTGCATTAAATTACAGGAGCGATATAATAGATGTGTTTTCCAATTTAACGATGCCTTATGGGTGGAATGTGACACTTGGGGAACCGGTTGGAGGGATACCGCCTTTATTTGGTTTATTTGGCGCACAAATTAATATGACCGGATGCTCAATTGAGTGGTTCGTACGGTTTGCAGCAAAGCAGGATAAACTTTCTTCTGATGATATGGATGATCCTCGTATTCCTGTGGGAGGCACTCCTGGATGGGTTACTGTTAACTTGCGTGCAAATTACAATATCCCTCATATAGGTGAAATAATGTGCAGTATTGAAAATATTTTTGATGTGAATTACAGAGAACATGGTTCCGGTATTAACGGGCCCGGACGAAATTTTATTATCAGCATTGAGATCAGAAAGTAA
- the rplU gene encoding 50S ribosomal protein L21, whose amino-acid sequence MYAIIEVSGLQYKVTKGQKLRVNKLDTEVGKKVDFKEVLLVVDNDKVTVGKPVVAKTVVKATVLSHGKDKKVLVFKKKRRKGYKVFRGHRQEYTEIMIDKIGAEAEPKTKPAAAQSKPKTTEVKPKQKPAAAKTKTSEKKNTTAAKKPVAKTTKKEEK is encoded by the coding sequence ATGTACGCTATTATTGAAGTAAGCGGATTACAATACAAAGTAACAAAAGGCCAGAAACTACGTGTCAATAAACTTGATACGGAAGTCGGTAAAAAAGTTGACTTTAAAGAAGTCCTGTTGGTTGTTGATAATGACAAAGTTACTGTTGGTAAACCGGTTGTTGCAAAAACAGTTGTAAAAGCAACTGTGCTTTCACATGGGAAAGACAAGAAGGTCTTGGTCTTTAAGAAAAAACGGCGTAAAGGATACAAAGTATTCCGCGGCCACCGCCAGGAATATACTGAGATCATGATTGATAAGATCGGCGCTGAAGCGGAACCAAAAACAAAACCGGCTGCAGCGCAATCCAAGCCGAAAACTACTGAAGTAAAACCGAAACAAAAACCTGCTGCAGCAAAAACAAAAACTTCAGAGAAAAAAAATACTACAGCAGCTAAAAAACCAGTTGCTAAAACAACAAAAAAAGAAGAAAAGTAA
- a CDS encoding DMT family transporter, producing the protein MPHSHIGEFAALLTVFCWTVSALSFEYAGKKIGSLSLNFIRLVMGVGLLSIFLFITKGTFIPLHSSGHVWFWLTISGIVGYGIGDLLLFQAFVVVGARISMLMMALSPPITALIGGIFLGERLNPADFIGMILTIAGVSIVIFQKSSDEKSIKFTHSGIGILLAFGSAFFQAVGLVISKYGIASDSAINAALIRGIAGTIAFALIITIARKTKNIIIAVKNINAMKITFLGAFFGPFIGVSLSLFAVQHTATGIASTIMSIVPVFIIGPSVIFFKEKVTLKELIGAIIAVSGVGILFL; encoded by the coding sequence GCTGGACAGTTTCAGCTCTGTCTTTTGAATACGCAGGGAAAAAGATAGGATCTCTGAGCCTTAATTTTATCAGGCTTGTAATGGGTGTTGGGCTTCTTTCTATCTTTTTATTTATTACAAAAGGTACATTTATCCCTCTCCACTCTTCCGGCCATGTCTGGTTCTGGCTGACAATTTCCGGGATTGTAGGTTATGGAATAGGTGATCTTCTGCTGTTTCAGGCTTTTGTAGTTGTAGGAGCACGAATCTCAATGCTGATGATGGCGCTCTCTCCTCCCATTACAGCATTAATAGGCGGAATATTTCTCGGAGAAAGGCTTAACCCCGCTGATTTTATCGGAATGATTCTGACCATTGCAGGTGTCTCAATTGTTATTTTTCAGAAATCTTCAGATGAAAAATCCATAAAGTTCACTCATTCAGGTATTGGGATTCTTTTAGCATTTGGCAGTGCATTCTTTCAGGCTGTAGGGCTTGTTATAAGTAAATATGGAATTGCCAGCGATTCAGCCATTAATGCTGCTCTTATCAGGGGTATTGCAGGAACTATAGCCTTTGCACTGATTATTACTATTGCCAGAAAAACCAAAAACATTATAATAGCAGTAAAAAATATTAACGCTATGAAAATAACCTTTCTTGGTGCATTTTTCGGGCCATTTATAGGAGTGTCTCTCTCTCTTTTTGCAGTCCAGCATACGGCAACTGGTATTGCATCTACTATAATGTCAATTGTACCTGTTTTCATTATTGGGCCTTCAGTAATCTTTTTTAAAGAAAAAGTCACTCTAAAGGAACTCATTGGAGCAATAATAGCTGTTTCCGGGGTTGGAATTCTTTTTCTATAA